Proteins encoded by one window of Pseudonocardia alni:
- a CDS encoding DinB family protein: MTEMGTRTGVDWNGELLAQLTFHWETALRPRLAGLTDDEYHWEPVPGCWGVRRRGESVTPPGAGSGDWVIDFAFPTPEPPPVTTIAWRFGHLLVGVFAMRSHSHFGGPAVDYDSYAYPGTATEALDALDAEYARWTAGVAALGAEGLARPCGPAEGPYADAPLATLVLHIHREAIHHGAEIALLRDLHRAG, from the coding sequence ATGACGGAGATGGGGACGAGGACGGGTGTCGACTGGAACGGCGAGCTGCTCGCGCAGCTGACGTTCCATTGGGAGACCGCGCTGCGGCCGCGGCTGGCCGGGCTCACCGACGACGAGTACCACTGGGAGCCGGTTCCCGGCTGCTGGGGCGTGCGCCGCCGCGGGGAGTCGGTGACCCCGCCGGGCGCCGGGTCCGGCGACTGGGTGATCGACTTCGCGTTCCCGACGCCGGAGCCGCCGCCGGTCACGACGATCGCGTGGCGGTTCGGGCACCTCCTGGTCGGGGTGTTCGCGATGCGCTCGCACTCCCATTTCGGCGGGCCGGCCGTCGACTACGACTCCTACGCCTACCCCGGTACCGCGACGGAGGCGCTCGACGCACTCGACGCCGAGTACGCCCGCTGGACCGCCGGGGTCGCCGCGCTCGGCGCCGAGGGCCTGGCCCGGCCGTGCGGACCGGCCGAGGGCCCCTACGCCGACGCGCCGCTGGCCACCCTGGTGCTGCACATCCACCGGGAGGCCATCCACCACGGGGCGGAGATCGCGCTGCTGCGCGATCTCCACCGGGCAGGTTGA
- the recQ gene encoding DNA helicase RecQ — protein MHSSDPHEILRRVFGYDAFRGEQQAIVEQVTGGGDALVLMPTGGGKSLCYQVPALARPGTGVVVSPLIALMQDQVDALRALGVRAGFLNSTQDADERRLTEQEFLAGELDLLYLAPERLRVESTVRLLERGRIALFAIDEAHCVAQWGHDFRPDYLLLSELPKRWPDVPRIALTATATDATRTEIAQRLELTGAQAFVASFDRPNIAYRIVAKNEPRRQLLELLRSEHAGDAGIVYCLSRRKVEETAEFLTAQGIRALPYHAGLDASVRRENQSRFLREDGLVMCATIAFGMGIDKPDVRFVAHLDLPKSVEGYYQETGRAGRDGEPSTAWLAYGLADVVQQRKMIDDGEGDAAHKRRLAQHLDAMLALCETTECRRAQLLRYFGQRPDAQRCGNCDTCLTPVSSWDGTVAAQKVLSTVWRLKKERNQEFGAGQVVDILLGKRTPKVDQHRHHELSVFGVGTELTDVAWRNVLRQLVARGLLTVGGNYSTLRFTEESPAAMRGEQKVMLRTEPERAARSSRSRGGSKPAVEMPAELAPVFERLRAWRAATAKEQGVPAYVIFHDATLREIATRAPADRAALGTISGIGEGKLARYGDQVIDVLRGADS, from the coding sequence GTGCACAGCAGCGACCCGCACGAGATCCTGCGCCGCGTCTTCGGCTACGACGCGTTCCGCGGCGAGCAGCAGGCGATCGTCGAGCAGGTCACCGGTGGCGGGGACGCGCTGGTGCTCATGCCGACCGGCGGCGGCAAGTCGCTGTGCTACCAGGTCCCGGCGCTGGCCCGGCCGGGCACCGGGGTCGTGGTGTCGCCGCTGATCGCACTGATGCAGGACCAGGTCGACGCGCTCCGCGCGCTCGGGGTGCGGGCCGGGTTCCTCAACTCCACCCAGGACGCCGACGAGCGCCGCCTCACCGAGCAGGAGTTCCTCGCGGGCGAGCTGGACCTGCTCTACCTCGCCCCGGAGCGGCTGCGGGTCGAGTCCACGGTGCGGCTGCTGGAACGCGGCCGGATCGCCCTGTTCGCGATCGACGAGGCGCACTGCGTCGCGCAGTGGGGGCACGACTTCCGGCCCGACTACCTGTTGCTCTCCGAGCTGCCGAAGCGCTGGCCGGACGTCCCGCGGATCGCGCTCACCGCGACCGCGACCGACGCGACCCGCACCGAGATCGCGCAGCGTCTGGAGCTGACCGGGGCTCAGGCCTTCGTCGCGAGCTTCGACCGGCCCAACATCGCGTACCGGATCGTCGCGAAGAACGAGCCGCGCCGACAGCTGCTGGAGCTGCTGCGCTCCGAGCACGCCGGGGACGCCGGCATCGTCTACTGCCTGTCACGGCGCAAGGTCGAGGAGACCGCGGAGTTCCTCACCGCGCAGGGCATCCGGGCGCTGCCCTACCACGCGGGGCTCGACGCGTCGGTGCGCCGGGAGAACCAGTCCCGGTTCCTGCGCGAGGACGGCCTGGTCATGTGCGCGACGATCGCGTTCGGCATGGGCATCGACAAGCCCGACGTCCGCTTCGTCGCCCACCTGGACCTGCCGAAGTCCGTGGAGGGCTACTACCAGGAGACCGGCCGCGCGGGCCGCGACGGCGAGCCGTCGACGGCGTGGCTGGCCTACGGGCTCGCCGACGTCGTCCAGCAGCGGAAGATGATCGACGACGGCGAGGGCGACGCCGCGCACAAGCGACGTCTGGCCCAGCACCTCGACGCGATGCTCGCGCTGTGCGAGACCACCGAGTGCCGCCGGGCGCAGCTGCTGCGCTACTTCGGGCAGAGGCCCGATGCCCAGCGGTGCGGGAACTGCGACACCTGTCTGACGCCGGTGTCGTCGTGGGACGGCACGGTCGCGGCGCAGAAGGTGCTGTCGACGGTGTGGCGGCTGAAGAAGGAGCGCAACCAGGAGTTCGGCGCCGGGCAGGTCGTCGACATCCTGCTGGGCAAACGCACCCCGAAGGTCGACCAGCACCGCCACCACGAGCTGTCGGTGTTCGGCGTCGGGACCGAGCTGACCGACGTCGCGTGGCGCAACGTACTGCGCCAGCTCGTCGCGCGCGGGCTGCTGACCGTCGGCGGGAACTACTCGACGCTGCGGTTCACCGAGGAGTCCCCGGCGGCGATGCGCGGCGAGCAGAAGGTCATGCTGCGCACCGAGCCGGAACGCGCCGCGCGGTCGTCGCGGTCGCGGGGCGGGTCGAAGCCGGCCGTGGAGATGCCGGCCGAGCTCGCGCCGGTGTTCGAACGCCTCCGGGCCTGGCGGGCGGCGACGGCGAAGGAGCAGGGCGTTCCCGCCTACGTGATCTTCCACGACGCGACGCTGCGGGAGATCGCGACCCGCGCCCCCGCCGACCGGGCCGCGCTGGGCACGATCTCCGGGATCGGCGAGGGCAAGCTCGCGCGCTACGGCGACCAGGTGATCGACGTGCTGCGCGGGGCGGACTCGTGA
- a CDS encoding gamma-glutamyl-gamma-aminobutyrate hydrolase family protein produces the protein MTRPLIGISCYSERADYWIMRDDDVVLVPRTYVEMVLAAGGVPVLLAPTDGAVEAVDALDGLLLTGGQDVDPARYGQVAGAHTDTPRTGRDAADVAALHRALGRGIPVLGVCRGLQLLNVALGGTLHQHLPDVVGAQVAGAHSAGPGVYAPVPVLTEPGTRAAEILGPGPVTVRCHHHQGVDRVAPGLRVSARAGDVVEALEWSDPSGPGGTDAPWVVGVQSHPERDAEDLRLAGALVAAASRARSRAVRPARLAG, from the coding sequence GTGACGCGCCCGCTGATCGGCATCAGCTGCTACAGCGAGCGGGCCGACTACTGGATCATGCGCGACGACGACGTCGTGCTGGTCCCGCGCACCTACGTCGAGATGGTGCTGGCCGCGGGCGGGGTCCCGGTGCTGCTCGCCCCGACCGACGGCGCCGTCGAGGCCGTCGACGCCCTCGACGGGCTCCTCCTCACCGGCGGCCAGGACGTCGACCCGGCCCGCTACGGGCAGGTGGCCGGCGCGCACACCGACACACCGCGCACCGGACGGGACGCCGCCGACGTGGCGGCGCTGCACCGGGCGCTCGGCCGCGGGATCCCGGTGTTGGGCGTGTGCCGCGGGCTGCAGCTGCTCAACGTGGCGCTCGGCGGGACGCTGCACCAGCACCTGCCCGACGTGGTCGGTGCACAGGTCGCCGGAGCGCACTCGGCCGGACCGGGGGTGTACGCGCCGGTGCCGGTGCTGACCGAGCCGGGGACCCGGGCCGCGGAGATCCTGGGTCCGGGCCCGGTGACGGTGCGCTGTCACCACCACCAGGGGGTGGACCGCGTCGCCCCCGGGCTGCGGGTGTCCGCCCGCGCCGGGGACGTCGTCGAGGCGCTGGAGTGGAGCGACCCGTCGGGCCCCGGCGGCACCGACGCGCCCTGGGTGGTCGGTGTCCAGTCCCATCCCGAGCGCGACGCCGAGGACCTGCGCCTGGCCGGTGCCCTGGTCGCCGCCGCCTCGCGGGCCCGCAGCCGCGCCGTCCGCCCGGCCCGCCTCGCGGGCTGA
- the fgd gene encoding glucose-6-phosphate dehydrogenase (coenzyme-F420), protein MDLKIGYKASAEQFGPRDLVEYAVLAEELGLDSVWASDHFLPWRHEGGHAPAALPWMAAVGERTKRVQIGTSVLTPTFRYNPAVLAQEFATMALLTGNRVALGVGTGEALNEIAVSGREWPEFKERFARLREAVKMMRALWTEESVSIEGEYYTFVDAMIYDRPEQPVPIYVAAGGPMVARFAGRFGDGFICTSGKGMDLYTDKLLPGVEEGAGKADRDAGAIDKMIEIKISYDRDPDAARENTRFWAPLSLTADQKNSVDSSQEMERLADELPIEQVVKRWIVASDPDEAVEQIKPYLDAGLNHLVVHGPGHDQRRFLTQFTEDVAPKLRALA, encoded by the coding sequence GTGGATCTGAAGATCGGGTACAAGGCGTCGGCCGAGCAGTTCGGCCCCCGCGACCTCGTCGAGTACGCGGTGCTGGCCGAGGAGCTCGGGCTCGACAGCGTCTGGGCGTCGGACCACTTCCTGCCGTGGCGGCACGAGGGCGGGCACGCCCCGGCCGCACTGCCCTGGATGGCGGCGGTGGGGGAGCGCACGAAGCGGGTGCAGATCGGCACCTCCGTGCTCACCCCCACGTTCCGCTACAACCCGGCGGTGCTGGCCCAGGAGTTCGCCACGATGGCGCTGCTCACCGGCAACCGGGTCGCACTCGGCGTCGGCACCGGCGAGGCGCTCAACGAGATCGCGGTGTCCGGGCGGGAGTGGCCCGAGTTCAAGGAGCGCTTCGCCCGGCTGCGCGAGGCCGTGAAGATGATGCGGGCGCTGTGGACCGAGGAGTCGGTCAGCATCGAGGGCGAGTACTACACCTTCGTCGACGCCATGATCTACGACCGGCCGGAGCAGCCGGTGCCGATCTACGTCGCCGCGGGGGGCCCGATGGTCGCCCGGTTCGCAGGCCGGTTCGGCGACGGGTTCATCTGCACCTCCGGCAAGGGCATGGACCTCTACACCGACAAGCTCCTCCCGGGGGTCGAGGAGGGCGCGGGCAAGGCCGACCGCGACGCGGGCGCCATCGACAAGATGATCGAGATCAAGATCAGCTACGACCGGGATCCCGACGCCGCGCGGGAGAACACCCGGTTCTGGGCGCCGCTGTCGCTGACCGCGGACCAGAAGAACTCCGTCGACTCCTCACAGGAGATGGAGCGCCTGGCCGACGAGTTGCCGATCGAGCAGGTGGTGAAGCGCTGGATCGTCGCGTCGGACCCCGACGAGGCCGTCGAGCAGATCAAGCCCTACCTCGACGCGGGCCTGAACCACCTCGTCGTGCACGGACCGGGGCACGACCAGCGCCGGTTCCTGACGCAGTTCACCGAGGACGTCGCGCCGAAGCTGCGGGCGCTCGCGTGA